In Phragmites australis chromosome 16, lpPhrAust1.1, whole genome shotgun sequence, one DNA window encodes the following:
- the LOC133896180 gene encoding AUGMIN subunit 2-like, whose amino-acid sequence MAAAQQKPGKRLGGMAEALAIAADLGFPAPPPQEDQSSTDKSDDLVRVLRELTVVQRNIANLQVELQGRKDDKNIAHLTHVSEMEKKCESLARITTILKDVIQNKDRIIARLQQPYSLDCIPVEAEYQKQFSELLLKAASDYGALTASVDDFQWSQNFRESPAVWGEILRPIPAALASCTRFFEAMSAMRESFSTLQKLRVGHSSLSVTPGGSSDNSKYLTPQPQWRDGSMLDTWKQVDDSNPESDGVDGINQRRLSWPSSIKRDP is encoded by the exons atggcggcggcgcagcAGAAGCCTGGCAAGCGGCTGGGCGGCATGGCGGAGGCGCTCGCCATCGCCGCTGACCTTGGCTTCCCCGCCCCTCCCCCGCAG GAGGATCAGAGTAGCACGGACAAGAGTGATGATTTGGTGAGGGTTTTGAGGGAGCTGACTGTCGTGCAGAGGAACATTGCCAACTTGCAAGTGGAGCTACAAGGCAGAAAG GATGATAAAAACATTGCTCATTTGACTCATGTTAGTGAGATGGAAAAGAAGTGCGAATCTTTGGCCAGAATCACTACTATTTTGAAAGATGTTATTCAGAATAAG GATCGCATTATTGCTCGGCTGCAACAACCATACTCCCTTGATTGCATCCCTGTTGAAGCTGAGTACcag AAACAATTCTCTGAGCTACTTCTGAAAGCAGCAAGTGACTATGGGGCATTGACAGCATCAGTCGATGATTTCCAGTGGAGCCAAAACTTTAGAGAGTCACCTGCTGTCTGGGGG GAAATACTACGACCAATACCTGCTGCACTTGCTTCCTGCACCCGCTTCTTTGAGGCCATGTCTGCGATGAGGGAGTCCTTTTCAACTCTTCAGAAACTGCGTGTCGGCCATTCCTCTTTGTCAGTGACACCAGGCGGCTCCAGCGACAATTCGAAGTACTTGACGCCGCAGCCTCAGTGGAGAGACGGCTCGATGCTCGATACCTGGAAGCAGGTGGATGACAGCAACCCTGAGAGCGATGGAGTCGATGGCATCAACCAGAGGAGGTTGTCATGGCCGTCCTCCATCAAGAGGGACCCCTAG